From a region of the Paeniglutamicibacter cryotolerans genome:
- the cydB gene encoding cytochrome d ubiquinol oxidase subunit II, translating to MDSLPTLWFILIAVLWAGYLFLEGFDLGVGMLMRLFARNESQRRVLLNTVGPVWDGNEVWLITAGGAMFAAFPYWYASLFSALYIPLVFVLAALIFRAVAFEYRGKARTRTARNLWDNAIAIGSFVTAFGIGAMLALSTTGLPLNANGDRVGGPFAWFTGYAVLGGLAVVGFSLIHALAFLSLKTDGEIRVRARALLARWMPVGLLPMAGWAIAVVLLNGKALPWVLLVLAVLAALAAWLFARADGEGRTFISLGLFLVLGVATIFTAAFPNVLPSTLDAAFNLTVANASSSPYTLKLMSIVAAFGVPLVLAYQGWTYWVFRKRISEAQIPAAHPVTPIV from the coding sequence ATGGATTCCCTCCCCACCCTGTGGTTCATACTCATCGCCGTACTCTGGGCCGGCTACCTCTTCCTCGAGGGCTTCGACCTGGGCGTGGGCATGCTCATGCGGCTGTTCGCCCGCAACGAGTCCCAACGCCGCGTGTTGCTCAACACCGTCGGCCCGGTCTGGGACGGTAACGAGGTGTGGCTGATCACCGCCGGCGGTGCGATGTTCGCCGCCTTCCCCTACTGGTATGCCTCGTTGTTTTCCGCGCTCTACATCCCCTTGGTCTTCGTGCTGGCCGCGCTGATCTTCCGGGCCGTGGCCTTCGAATACCGCGGCAAGGCGCGCACCCGGACGGCCAGGAACCTCTGGGACAACGCGATCGCCATCGGCTCCTTCGTGACGGCGTTCGGCATCGGCGCGATGCTTGCGCTGAGTACCACCGGATTGCCGCTGAACGCCAACGGAGACCGGGTTGGCGGTCCCTTCGCCTGGTTCACCGGGTACGCCGTGCTGGGCGGGTTGGCAGTGGTGGGTTTCTCGCTGATACATGCTCTGGCGTTCCTGTCGCTGAAGACCGACGGGGAGATCCGGGTGCGGGCCCGCGCCCTGCTGGCGCGCTGGATGCCAGTGGGGCTGCTGCCGATGGCAGGCTGGGCCATCGCCGTGGTGTTGCTCAACGGCAAGGCGCTGCCCTGGGTGCTGCTGGTGCTGGCGGTGCTGGCCGCCCTTGCCGCCTGGCTCTTTGCCCGCGCTGATGGCGAGGGCCGCACGTTCATTTCGCTGGGCCTGTTCCTGGTGCTGGGTGTCGCGACGATCTTCACCGCAGCGTTCCCGAACGTGCTTCCCTCCACCCTCGATGCCGCGTTCAACCTCACCGTCGCGAACGCTTCATCCTCGCCGTACACCTTGAAGTTGATGAGCATCGTTGCCGCGTTCGGCGTCCCGTTGGTGCTGGCCTACCAGGGGTGGACCTACTGGGTGTTCCGCAAACGCATCTCCGAGGCGCAGATTCCCGCAGCCCATCCCGTGACACCGATCGTCTAG
- a CDS encoding bifunctional acetate--CoA ligase family protein/GNAT family N-acetyltransferase yields MVDGRKPGEYPAYWEADVVLRNGSTAHLRPIRATDADALQALHRGQSEASVYLRYFTYKSALTAKELKRFTEVDHVDRVAFVVLRGEAIIGVGRYDRLEDRKQAEVAFNISDAYQGMGVGSILLEHLAAAARENGIERFCAEVLPENRKMLTVFAEAGYEVKRHFDEGVVMLEFPIDPTERSRAVMESREHRAEAQSLRELLTASSVAVIGASRAWGSIGYTLLENVIEGGFTGAVYGINPKAFELAGMISYASLAEVPGPVDLAVIAVPQSEITAVINDCAAFGVKGLLVVTGGYEDEGRDGLVRQRELVRLARANGMRMIGPASLGVLNTDPAVRLNASVSPGMPSPGSLGLFSQSAAIGVLLYAASSRRSVGLGTFISAGNRADVSGNDAMQFWEDDPGTSAVGLYLESFGNPRKFSRIARRLSRSKPVIVAKSDVMGLRLPPGHAVRTTQAPLGAVDAMLRQSGVIRVQTNEELMDIAQIVAAQPLPAGDGVAVLTNSVALASVVADAAEQHGLRVIHNVSDIALEDGQSGALPLLATRLAGLLADEAVHSAVICLLPARGISTLALAETIRRCAGSSGKPVVVAFTGITDASVPVEGLLDTELTEAGNQLGLPCYSSPGQAVIALAAVVRYAQWRARDFGEPTLPAGIDSDRAAVLIDAARAKVGGTDLLRLPREQAAALLACYGIQVLESVEFATADQAVAAAGRLGWPVAIKTREANLRHRLDLGGVRLNITDEAVLRSNIEHMRETLAPYGDHELEIQSMAPGGQGCVVRALEDPLLGPLISFGLAGDAVNLLDDWAHGIPPLTNTDLAELVRTPRAAARLFGYQGLPPVDVGLLEDFLNRVARMKDEHPEVSLLEFNPVMASDSGLTVLSAEVWIGNPEQRTDSARRALSS; encoded by the coding sequence ATGGTGGATGGACGCAAACCGGGCGAATATCCGGCTTACTGGGAAGCCGATGTCGTGCTGCGCAACGGGTCCACGGCCCATTTGCGCCCGATCCGGGCCACCGATGCCGACGCCCTGCAGGCGCTGCACCGGGGCCAGTCGGAGGCATCGGTCTATCTCCGCTATTTTACGTACAAATCGGCGCTTACCGCCAAAGAGCTCAAACGCTTCACCGAGGTGGACCACGTGGACCGCGTCGCGTTCGTGGTGCTGCGCGGAGAGGCGATCATCGGGGTAGGCCGCTACGACCGGCTCGAGGACCGCAAACAGGCCGAGGTCGCGTTCAACATTTCCGACGCGTACCAAGGCATGGGCGTGGGATCGATCCTGCTCGAACACCTGGCGGCGGCGGCCCGCGAGAACGGCATCGAACGATTCTGTGCCGAGGTGCTTCCGGAGAACCGCAAGATGCTCACCGTTTTCGCCGAGGCCGGCTACGAGGTCAAGCGGCACTTCGACGAGGGCGTGGTGATGCTCGAATTCCCGATCGACCCGACCGAGCGCTCCCGCGCCGTGATGGAATCGCGGGAACACCGCGCGGAGGCCCAATCGCTGCGCGAGCTGCTCACCGCCTCCTCCGTCGCCGTGATCGGCGCATCGCGGGCCTGGGGCTCGATCGGCTATACGCTGCTGGAAAACGTGATCGAGGGAGGCTTCACCGGAGCGGTTTACGGGATCAACCCGAAGGCGTTCGAACTGGCCGGGATGATCTCCTACGCCTCGCTCGCCGAGGTGCCCGGACCGGTTGACCTGGCGGTGATCGCCGTGCCGCAAAGCGAAATCACCGCCGTCATCAACGACTGCGCCGCCTTCGGGGTCAAGGGCCTGCTGGTGGTCACCGGCGGGTACGAGGACGAGGGCCGGGACGGGCTGGTGCGCCAACGCGAACTGGTGCGCCTGGCCCGTGCCAACGGCATGCGGATGATCGGCCCGGCCTCGCTCGGGGTGCTCAACACCGACCCTGCCGTGCGCCTGAACGCGTCCGTCTCGCCGGGCATGCCGAGCCCTGGCTCGCTGGGGCTCTTCTCCCAGTCGGCGGCCATCGGCGTGCTGCTCTATGCCGCCTCCTCGCGCCGCTCGGTGGGGCTGGGGACGTTCATCTCCGCCGGCAACCGGGCCGATGTCTCGGGCAACGACGCGATGCAGTTCTGGGAGGACGACCCCGGCACCAGCGCGGTGGGACTGTACCTGGAGAGCTTCGGCAACCCGCGCAAGTTCTCACGTATCGCCCGCCGTCTCTCGCGCTCCAAACCGGTGATCGTCGCAAAGTCCGATGTCATGGGCCTGCGGTTGCCCCCGGGACATGCCGTGCGCACGACGCAGGCCCCGTTGGGCGCCGTGGATGCGATGCTGCGCCAGTCCGGGGTGATCCGCGTGCAGACCAATGAGGAACTGATGGACATCGCGCAGATCGTCGCGGCTCAGCCGCTGCCCGCCGGCGATGGCGTGGCGGTGCTGACCAACTCGGTCGCGCTGGCCTCGGTGGTGGCCGATGCCGCCGAGCAGCATGGGCTGCGGGTGATCCACAACGTTTCGGACATCGCCCTGGAAGACGGCCAATCCGGGGCGCTGCCGCTGCTGGCGACCAGGCTGGCCGGGCTGCTGGCAGACGAAGCGGTGCACAGCGCCGTCATCTGCCTGCTCCCGGCCCGGGGAATCAGCACCCTCGCGCTGGCCGAAACCATCCGCCGCTGCGCCGGTTCCAGCGGCAAACCGGTGGTCGTGGCGTTCACCGGGATCACCGACGCGTCTGTTCCCGTCGAGGGGCTGCTGGACACCGAACTGACCGAGGCCGGAAACCAGCTCGGGCTGCCGTGCTATTCGAGCCCCGGCCAGGCGGTCATCGCACTGGCCGCCGTGGTCCGCTATGCCCAGTGGCGTGCCCGTGATTTCGGCGAACCGACGCTCCCGGCCGGCATCGACTCCGACCGGGCGGCCGTGTTGATCGACGCGGCCCGTGCGAAGGTCGGCGGTACCGACCTGCTGCGCCTGCCCCGGGAGCAGGCCGCCGCGCTGCTGGCCTGCTACGGGATCCAGGTGCTGGAATCGGTCGAGTTCGCCACTGCGGACCAAGCTGTGGCCGCGGCCGGGAGGCTGGGCTGGCCGGTGGCCATCAAAACCCGTGAGGCGAACCTGCGTCACCGCCTTGACCTGGGCGGGGTGCGGCTGAACATCACCGACGAGGCGGTGCTGCGGAGCAACATCGAGCACATGCGCGAGACGCTGGCCCCGTACGGCGACCACGAGCTGGAGATCCAGTCGATGGCCCCCGGCGGGCAGGGGTGCGTGGTGCGTGCGCTGGAGGATCCACTGCTGGGTCCGCTGATCTCCTTCGGCCTGGCCGGCGACGCGGTGAACCTGCTCGATGACTGGGCCCATGGCATCCCGCCGTTGACCAACACGGACCTCGCGGAACTGGTGCGCACGCCGCGTGCCGCGGCACGGCTCTTCGGCTACCAGGGCCTGCCGCCGGTGGACGTCGGGCTGCTTGAGGACTTCCTGAACCGCGTGGCACGGATGAAAGACGAGCACCCCGAGGTCTCGCTGCTGGAATTCAACCCGGTGATGGCCTCCGACTCCGGGCTGACGGTACTCTCGGCCGAGGTCTGGATCGGGAACCCGGAGCAGCGCACCGACTCGGCCCGCCGAGCCCTGTCCAGCTGA
- a CDS encoding DNA gyrase/topoisomerase IV subunit A: MARRKQETPAEDFVEHIVDIDVTSEMEGSFLEYAYSVIYSRALPDARDGLKPVQRRILYMMSEMGLRPDKGHVKSARVVGEVMGKLHPHGDTAIYDAMVRMSQSFALRLPLIDGHGNFGSLDDGPAAPRYTEARLDAAAVAMTGHLDEDVVDFVPNYDNQFMQPKVLPAAFPNLLVNGTTGIAVGMATNMAPHNLGEVIAAARFLIEEPDATLAQVMKFIPGPDLPTGGIIVGLDGIKDAYATGRGSFKTRAKVALEQITARRAGLVVTELPYMVGPEKVIEKIKAAVTAKKLLGIADVVDLTDRKNGLRLVIELKNGFNPNAVLASLYKHTPMEDSFGINNVALVQGQPRTLGLLELLQVYVGHRLSVVRRRTAHRLAKKQARLHLVEGLLTAIVDIDEVIAIIRSSDETAMARTRLMGVFDLSEIQASHILELRLRQLTKYSRIELEAEAQELRTAIAELQEILDSEPRLRALVSAELQEVADAFATPRRTVLLATEAGKPLKGTTMPAVEGTGKKAPLALEITDDPCWVLLSGSGQVARTSTREPFGDDAPRAKHDVLSSLVPTSARGEIGGITSTGRMLRLQVVDLPMLPDTNGFPQLAGGVPIGEFAQLAKGEKMVALVPLNTVIGLGTAAGVVKRLTPDYPLNRDEWEAITLKGKDVVIGAAPAEEEQNLVFVTTGAQLLHYPASAVRPQGRTAGGMAGVKLPDSDAAVFFGVLDPADPQAVVVTIANGSSSLPGTGAGTVKVTAFDEYPAKGRATGGVRAHRFLKGEDELTLAWVGRGPARASSTAGVLRALPTEHGRRDGSGVPLAQGIDLLGGLPSAKGAAGTGPQGLGSGTSAGLPAPGTATRAPLAAPETDSVPFAGSGVVEVETKRVTPIQDSLLD, encoded by the coding sequence ATGGCCCGTAGGAAACAGGAAACACCCGCAGAGGACTTCGTCGAGCACATCGTCGATATCGACGTGACCAGCGAGATGGAGGGCTCCTTCCTGGAGTATGCGTATTCGGTGATCTATTCCCGGGCCTTGCCCGATGCCCGCGACGGACTCAAGCCCGTGCAGCGCCGCATCCTGTACATGATGTCCGAAATGGGCTTGCGCCCGGACAAGGGACATGTCAAGAGCGCCCGCGTCGTCGGTGAGGTCATGGGCAAGCTGCACCCGCACGGCGACACGGCCATCTACGACGCGATGGTGCGCATGAGCCAGTCCTTCGCGCTGCGGCTGCCGCTGATCGACGGGCACGGAAACTTCGGTTCGCTGGACGACGGGCCCGCCGCCCCCCGTTACACCGAAGCCCGGCTCGATGCCGCCGCGGTGGCCATGACCGGGCACCTGGACGAGGACGTCGTGGACTTCGTCCCGAACTACGACAACCAGTTCATGCAGCCCAAAGTGCTCCCGGCCGCGTTCCCGAACCTGTTGGTCAACGGCACCACCGGCATCGCCGTGGGCATGGCCACCAACATGGCCCCGCACAACCTCGGCGAAGTGATTGCCGCAGCGCGCTTCCTGATCGAGGAGCCCGATGCCACCCTCGCCCAGGTGATGAAGTTCATTCCCGGCCCCGACCTGCCCACCGGCGGCATCATCGTGGGCCTGGACGGGATCAAGGACGCCTACGCCACCGGCCGCGGCTCCTTCAAGACCCGGGCGAAGGTGGCGCTGGAGCAGATCACCGCGCGCCGCGCCGGGCTGGTGGTCACCGAGCTGCCCTACATGGTCGGCCCGGAGAAGGTCATCGAGAAGATCAAGGCCGCCGTCACTGCCAAGAAGCTGCTGGGCATCGCCGACGTCGTCGATCTGACCGACCGCAAGAACGGGCTGCGCCTGGTCATCGAGCTGAAGAACGGCTTCAACCCGAATGCCGTGCTGGCCTCGCTGTACAAGCACACCCCGATGGAGGACTCCTTCGGCATCAACAACGTGGCGCTGGTCCAGGGCCAGCCGCGCACGCTGGGGCTGCTGGAGCTGCTGCAGGTCTATGTGGGTCATCGGCTCTCGGTGGTCCGTCGGCGCACTGCCCACCGGCTGGCCAAGAAGCAGGCGAGGCTGCACCTGGTCGAGGGCCTGCTTACCGCCATCGTCGACATCGACGAAGTCATCGCGATCATCCGCTCCTCCGACGAGACAGCGATGGCCCGCACCCGGCTGATGGGCGTCTTCGACCTCTCCGAGATCCAGGCCAGCCACATCCTGGAGCTGCGCCTGCGCCAGCTGACCAAATACTCGCGGATCGAGCTGGAGGCCGAGGCGCAGGAACTGCGCACCGCCATCGCGGAGCTGCAGGAGATCCTGGACTCGGAGCCGCGACTGCGCGCGCTGGTCTCCGCCGAGCTGCAGGAGGTCGCCGACGCGTTCGCCACCCCCCGGCGCACCGTGCTGCTGGCCACCGAGGCCGGCAAGCCGCTGAAGGGCACCACCATGCCGGCAGTGGAGGGCACCGGGAAGAAGGCGCCGCTGGCGCTGGAAATCACCGACGACCCCTGCTGGGTGCTGCTCTCGGGCTCCGGCCAGGTGGCCCGGACCAGCACCCGTGAACCGTTCGGCGACGACGCGCCCCGGGCCAAGCACGATGTGCTGTCCTCGCTGGTGCCCACCAGTGCACGCGGCGAGATCGGCGGCATCACCTCCACCGGCCGCATGCTGCGCCTGCAGGTCGTCGACCTGCCGATGCTGCCGGACACCAACGGGTTCCCGCAGCTGGCCGGCGGGGTGCCCATCGGCGAGTTCGCCCAGCTGGCCAAGGGCGAGAAGATGGTTGCGCTGGTCCCCTTGAACACCGTGATCGGCCTGGGCACGGCCGCCGGCGTGGTCAAGCGGCTGACCCCGGACTACCCGCTGAACCGCGACGAATGGGAAGCGATCACGCTCAAGGGCAAGGACGTGGTCATCGGTGCCGCCCCTGCCGAGGAGGAACAGAACCTGGTCTTCGTCACCACCGGCGCACAACTGCTGCACTACCCGGCCTCCGCTGTCCGACCCCAAGGCCGCACCGCCGGCGGCATGGCCGGGGTCAAGCTGCCCGATTCCGACGCCGCGGTGTTCTTCGGCGTGCTTGATCCGGCCGATCCGCAAGCCGTCGTGGTGACCATCGCCAACGGCAGCAGTTCGCTGCCGGGCACCGGTGCCGGCACGGTGAAGGTCACCGCCTTCGACGAGTACCCGGCCAAGGGCCGCGCCACCGGCGGCGTGCGTGCGCACCGCTTCCTGAAGGGCGAGGACGAGCTGACCCTCGCCTGGGTCGGACGTGGTCCGGCACGGGCCTCCTCCACCGCCGGGGTGCTGCGCGCCCTGCCGACCGAGCACGGGCGCCGCGACGGCTCCGGAGTTCCGCTGGCGCAGGGCATCGACCTGCTCGGCGGACTTCCGTCGGCCAAGGGCGCGGCGGGCACCGGCCCCCAGGGCCTGGGCTCCGGGACATCTGCCGGTCTTCCGGCACCGGGCACGGCAACCCGCGCCCCGCTCGCCGCGCCGGAAACCGATTCGGTGCCGTTTGCCGGCTCCGGCGTCGTCGAGGTCGAGACGAAGCGGGTTACGCCGATTCAGGATTCGCTGCTGGACTGA
- the cydC gene encoding thiol reductant ABC exporter subunit CydC — translation MKPQLPEGPGGRRVAAGLVLLAALKAAGLILIADALATGIAQLAGGGTLSVRRLLVVGITGALARALAVWATALLSRRAGLGAKEQLRGRLLKSGLEGQPGVAGKLGHGALSALASRGLDALDEYYTKYLPALFAAAVIPLMLLVRILVADWVSALILTLTLPLVPAFMILIGLHTQDRVRVAAVGLDRLANQLMELAQGLPALIGLRRAGAKGRALERVTEDYRRATMGTLRTAFVSGLALELIATISVAVLAVFIGVRLVHGGMGLEAGLLALMLAPECFSPLRELGSAYHSAEDGSEALRRTREILASRETGETGENDELAPMDGIAVRAQGLRIGYRARPDVVVTEATFTLDVGGVLVLDAASGTGKSTLLNAVAGVLEHRGPDAEAVLTGMLRTGADTVGWISQHPAFSQDTAEDELRLHAGRRVDGAEVLAVLGSVNAGHLIGARLSDASPGELRRIAVARALLHLKDAPGPRLLVADEPTAHLDPVSAEAVRTALAALRGDTALLVASHDPVLAALLRRGEPASIVPATSTATSTSTTAHASATHPAPGTFSSTAAGDRTPAAGARSHWRMLRTLPWTGRQGMAVGIVLAALAALAAVGLTGVSGWLIVSASHQPPIMHLLVAIVAVRAFGIGRSVLRYAERLAVHDAVLRWAGTLRTRIWDALSTRPEHWGRMTRSGAALGRLVAEVDEVRDTVPRVLVPPASALLSWAAVSVGIGFWAPGALGVSIGLGVLAFVLLPPLVLAVEQRHSVELSAHRIALGERIPTILRASADLGAHGAVDRATGEFTAADARASTVLRRSARGAGLGQGASVLLCSLAAVAAVVAVGATGGSGEMAAVAGLLLLAMAEPLADAAVSASLVPQLDDGLRRIESSLGTGTAGIRAAAESVATAGRPGTAAAAPMGLRLQGVTLGWGRGNDVLSGIDARVLPGHWLAVTGPSGSGKSTLLAAMLGALAPRAGTLSVGDGGGWRRMSAGDAARIAWCPQEAHLFDSSVRRNLGLGREEADQPSDAELSEVLGAIGLGDWLASSPEGLDTRIGSGGHRLSGGQRQRLAVARALLARADVLLLDEPTAHLGQDESVELITDLRRALAGKAVVLVTHDRRLEAHADSVLRLDAAPRDTSPEWWGAAVRGTPVAAGAAAR, via the coding sequence ATGAAACCGCAACTACCCGAGGGACCCGGCGGGCGCAGGGTCGCCGCCGGACTGGTCCTGCTGGCCGCGTTGAAGGCAGCAGGCCTGATCCTGATAGCGGATGCGCTCGCCACGGGCATCGCGCAACTGGCTGGCGGAGGGACGCTGTCTGTGCGGCGGCTGCTGGTGGTTGGGATCACCGGGGCCCTGGCCCGCGCCCTTGCCGTCTGGGCCACTGCACTGCTCAGCCGCCGCGCGGGCCTCGGTGCCAAGGAGCAGCTCCGGGGACGCCTGCTCAAATCCGGGCTCGAGGGGCAGCCGGGGGTGGCCGGGAAGCTGGGCCACGGGGCGCTCTCGGCGCTGGCCAGCCGCGGGCTCGACGCGCTGGACGAGTACTACACGAAGTACCTGCCGGCACTGTTTGCCGCCGCCGTGATACCGCTGATGCTGCTGGTGCGGATCCTGGTCGCCGACTGGGTCAGCGCGTTGATCCTCACCCTTACCCTGCCGCTGGTGCCCGCCTTCATGATCCTGATCGGCCTGCATACCCAGGACCGCGTCCGCGTGGCGGCCGTCGGACTGGACCGGCTGGCCAACCAGCTGATGGAACTGGCCCAGGGGCTGCCGGCCTTGATCGGGCTCCGCCGGGCCGGGGCCAAGGGCCGCGCCCTGGAGCGCGTCACCGAGGACTACCGCCGCGCGACCATGGGCACGCTGCGCACGGCATTCGTGTCCGGCCTGGCCCTTGAACTGATTGCCACGATTTCGGTGGCGGTCCTCGCCGTATTCATCGGCGTGCGCCTGGTCCACGGCGGCATGGGGCTGGAGGCCGGCCTGCTCGCGCTGATGCTGGCCCCCGAATGCTTCTCACCGCTGCGGGAACTGGGTTCGGCCTACCACTCAGCGGAGGACGGGTCCGAGGCGCTACGCCGAACCCGGGAGATCCTGGCCAGCAGGGAAACCGGGGAAACCGGGGAGAATGACGAGCTGGCGCCCATGGACGGTATCGCCGTGCGGGCGCAGGGTCTTCGGATCGGATACCGGGCCCGTCCCGACGTCGTCGTCACCGAGGCGACATTCACGCTGGACGTCGGAGGGGTGCTGGTGCTTGATGCGGCCAGCGGAACCGGCAAGAGTACGCTGCTGAACGCCGTGGCGGGGGTGCTGGAACACCGCGGACCCGATGCCGAGGCAGTGCTCACCGGGATGCTTCGGACCGGAGCCGACACGGTGGGCTGGATTTCCCAGCACCCGGCCTTCAGCCAGGACACCGCGGAGGACGAACTGCGCCTGCACGCGGGGCGCCGGGTGGATGGCGCCGAGGTGCTTGCCGTCCTCGGCTCGGTGAATGCCGGGCACCTGATCGGGGCCCGGCTGAGCGATGCCAGCCCGGGGGAGCTGCGCCGCATTGCGGTGGCCCGCGCCCTGCTGCATCTCAAGGACGCGCCCGGGCCAAGGCTGCTGGTGGCCGATGAGCCCACGGCCCATCTTGACCCGGTCAGTGCCGAGGCGGTCCGCACGGCGCTGGCGGCCCTGCGCGGGGATACAGCGCTGCTGGTGGCAAGCCACGACCCCGTGCTGGCAGCACTGCTGCGTCGAGGGGAACCTGCCAGCATCGTTCCCGCGACTTCGACGGCGACTTCGACTTCGACGACAGCGCATGCGAGCGCCACTCACCCGGCGCCCGGAACGTTTTCTTCCACCGCTGCCGGTGACCGGACGCCAGCAGCGGGCGCCCGCAGCCATTGGCGCATGCTGCGCACGCTTCCGTGGACCGGGAGACAGGGCATGGCCGTGGGCATCGTCCTCGCGGCGCTGGCCGCGCTGGCCGCAGTGGGACTCACCGGCGTGTCCGGGTGGTTGATCGTTTCGGCCAGCCACCAGCCGCCGATCATGCACCTGCTGGTCGCGATTGTGGCAGTGCGGGCCTTCGGAATCGGACGCTCTGTGCTGCGATACGCCGAACGCCTCGCCGTGCACGACGCCGTGCTGCGGTGGGCCGGCACGCTGCGCACCCGGATCTGGGATGCGCTTTCCACCCGCCCCGAACACTGGGGCAGGATGACCCGCTCGGGTGCCGCGCTGGGCCGCCTGGTCGCCGAGGTCGACGAGGTCCGCGACACGGTGCCGCGGGTGCTGGTTCCTCCGGCTTCGGCACTGCTGAGCTGGGCGGCAGTGAGCGTGGGCATCGGTTTCTGGGCGCCGGGAGCGCTCGGGGTATCGATCGGACTCGGGGTGCTCGCCTTCGTGCTGCTACCGCCGCTGGTGCTGGCGGTGGAACAACGCCACTCGGTGGAACTTTCGGCCCACCGGATCGCGTTGGGGGAGCGGATCCCCACGATCCTGCGTGCCAGCGCCGACCTGGGTGCCCATGGCGCCGTGGATCGGGCGACCGGCGAATTCACGGCGGCCGATGCCCGGGCCAGCACCGTGCTGCGGCGCAGTGCCCGCGGTGCCGGGCTCGGCCAGGGAGCGAGCGTGCTGTTGTGCTCGCTGGCAGCCGTTGCCGCGGTGGTAGCCGTGGGCGCGACGGGCGGAAGCGGTGAAATGGCCGCCGTGGCCGGATTACTGCTGCTGGCCATGGCCGAACCGCTGGCGGATGCCGCCGTGTCGGCATCGCTGGTGCCGCAGCTGGACGACGGTCTGCGGCGCATCGAATCTTCGCTGGGAACCGGGACGGCCGGCATCCGTGCAGCGGCCGAATCCGTGGCCACGGCCGGCCGGCCGGGGACCGCCGCGGCAGCCCCGATGGGCCTGCGGCTCCAGGGCGTCACGCTGGGCTGGGGCCGGGGGAACGACGTCCTCAGCGGGATCGACGCGAGGGTGCTGCCCGGACACTGGCTGGCGGTCACCGGGCCATCGGGAAGCGGCAAGTCCACGCTGCTGGCCGCGATGCTCGGGGCGCTGGCGCCGCGCGCCGGCACGCTATCGGTGGGCGATGGCGGCGGCTGGCGGAGAATGTCCGCCGGGGATGCGGCGCGGATCGCCTGGTGCCCGCAGGAGGCGCACCTCTTTGATTCATCGGTGCGCCGGAACCTGGGCCTGGGCCGGGAAGAGGCCGACCAGCCAAGCGACGCCGAACTGTCCGAGGTGCTCGGGGCCATCGGACTCGGGGATTGGCTGGCCTCCAGTCCGGAGGGGCTGGACACCCGGATCGGTTCCGGCGGGCACCGGCTCTCCGGCGGCCAGCGCCAACGCCTTGCCGTGGCTCGGGCGCTGCTGGCGCGGGCCGACGTCCTGCTGCTCGATGAACCGACGGCGCACCTGGGCCAGGACGAATCGGTGGAACTGATCACCGACTTGCGTCGGGCGCTCGCCGGGAAGGCGGTCGTGCTGGTCACCCACGACCGGCGGCTGGAGGCCCATGCTGATTCCGTGCTGCGCCTGGATGCTGCGCCCCGGGACACTTCGCCAGAGTGGTGGGGGGCCGCAGTGCGTGGCACCCCTGTGGCCGCAGGTGCCGCGGCGCGGTAG